A part of Gemmatimonas groenlandica genomic DNA contains:
- a CDS encoding DNA glycosylase AlkZ-like family protein: MPPDIDRLRQFALRRQFPHPTTLGRAIARLGFVQADPIRAPARAQDLTLRHRVTRYRAGDLEQRYAKLGIEEDFFVNYGFVTRELHALMHPRMPRTPWSAAERRRADSILAFVRESGVVHPRDVDAQFSHGKALNWFGGQSNISTQLLDAMHYRGLVRVARREGGTRLYAVREQTPVPENSVAAMDALVDVIVAKYAPLTGSMLSKLVQRLRHGAPQWTSARAAAVVRAKQRLPHVTVDGHTWFWPVGEVPPVRRVIPRDTVRLLAPFDPFVWDRARFEHFNGWAYRFEAYTPAPKRVRGYYALPLSWRDRVIGWANLSVRDGRLVPDIGYVAGRAPNDAVFRRALDEELAAFTGFMGL; encoded by the coding sequence ATGCCACCCGATATCGATCGGCTGCGACAGTTCGCGCTCCGCCGACAGTTTCCGCACCCTACGACCCTTGGCCGGGCGATCGCCCGCCTCGGTTTTGTTCAGGCCGACCCAATCCGTGCGCCCGCCCGCGCGCAGGATCTGACATTACGCCATCGTGTGACGCGATATCGCGCCGGTGATCTCGAGCAGCGCTACGCCAAGCTCGGTATCGAAGAAGACTTCTTCGTGAACTACGGGTTCGTCACGCGCGAGCTCCACGCGCTGATGCATCCGCGCATGCCTCGCACGCCGTGGTCCGCTGCCGAACGCCGACGTGCCGACAGCATCCTCGCCTTTGTGCGGGAGTCCGGCGTCGTGCATCCGCGCGATGTGGATGCGCAGTTCTCCCACGGCAAGGCGCTCAACTGGTTCGGCGGCCAATCGAACATCTCCACGCAGTTGCTCGACGCGATGCACTATCGTGGTCTCGTGCGTGTGGCTCGCCGCGAGGGCGGCACGCGACTGTATGCCGTGCGGGAACAGACGCCGGTGCCAGAGAACAGCGTGGCCGCGATGGACGCGCTGGTGGATGTGATTGTCGCCAAGTACGCGCCGCTCACCGGCAGTATGCTGAGTAAACTCGTGCAGCGACTGCGCCATGGCGCACCACAGTGGACGAGCGCGCGTGCGGCGGCGGTGGTGCGGGCGAAACAGCGACTGCCCCACGTGACCGTTGACGGGCATACCTGGTTCTGGCCCGTTGGCGAAGTGCCGCCGGTGCGCCGCGTGATTCCACGCGATACTGTACGATTGCTCGCCCCGTTCGATCCGTTCGTGTGGGACCGCGCGCGCTTCGAGCACTTCAACGGCTGGGCCTATCGATTCGAGGCCTACACGCCAGCACCGAAGCGCGTCCGCGGCTATTACGCTCTGCCGCTGTCGTGGCGCGATCGCGTCATCGGATGGGCGAACCTGAGCGTGCGCGACGGGCGCCTGGTGCCAGACATCGGCTATGTGGCAGGACGGGCGCCGAATGATGCAGTGTTTCGGCGTGCGCTCGACGAAGAGCTGGCGGCCTTCACGGGCTTCATGGGTCTTTAG
- a CDS encoding aspartate/glutamate racemase family protein, producing the protein MNDAIHVRGLTRIGILGTRTVMASRLYGRVSGAEVIPPAGAELDAVHDANVEMAASGFATDGQRAVFDGAVRGLLQEAHVEAILLGGTDLALVYREDTASFPLVNAAAVHVDAIVAATRFSALE; encoded by the coding sequence GTGAATGACGCGATACATGTCCGCGGCCTCACGCGCATCGGCATTCTCGGCACCCGCACGGTTATGGCGTCGCGGCTCTACGGGCGGGTATCCGGCGCCGAGGTCATTCCGCCGGCCGGGGCCGAGCTCGACGCCGTGCACGACGCCAATGTCGAGATGGCCGCGTCGGGCTTTGCCACCGACGGTCAGCGCGCCGTTTTCGACGGCGCAGTCCGCGGTCTGTTGCAGGAGGCGCACGTCGAGGCGATTCTCCTTGGTGGCACCGACCTCGCGTTGGTGTACCGTGAGGACACCGCGTCGTTCCCGCTCGTGAATGCCGCGGCCGTCCATGTGGACGCGATTGTCGCGGCGACGAGGTTTTCAGCGCTAGAATAG
- a CDS encoding TetR/AcrR family transcriptional regulator, translating to MPAIAKTSADEIAIVAGTLLEQGGIDAVSMHAIARALGIRAPSLYKHFPDRSALLEHLALVAFTALGERIALAASAEDAFGAMAIAYRTFAHESPQHYQHMMSAQTSQLASIDHVRAQAAAPVLAYLAPIVGRARALTVARLLTAYLHGYVTMELTGAFRLGGDPAADFAEGLALLRTVVVSAAANSADG from the coding sequence GTGCCCGCCATCGCCAAGACGTCGGCGGACGAGATCGCGATCGTCGCCGGTACGCTGCTCGAGCAGGGAGGCATCGATGCGGTGTCGATGCATGCGATTGCTCGTGCGCTCGGCATCCGCGCACCGTCGCTGTACAAGCACTTTCCCGATCGCAGTGCGCTCCTGGAACACCTCGCACTCGTTGCTTTCACCGCGTTGGGTGAGCGAATTGCGCTTGCCGCCAGCGCCGAGGATGCCTTTGGTGCGATGGCGATAGCGTATCGGACGTTCGCACACGAGTCGCCGCAGCACTATCAGCACATGATGTCGGCTCAGACATCGCAGCTCGCCTCGATCGACCACGTTCGCGCGCAAGCCGCGGCGCCCGTACTCGCGTATCTCGCGCCGATAGTGGGGAGGGCGCGGGCGTTGACGGTCGCCCGCTTACTCACGGCGTACTTGCATGGCTACGTGACCATGGAGCTGACCGGAGCCTTTCGCCTCGGCGGCGACCCGGCTGCGGATTTCGCGGAAGGGCTGGCACTGCTGCGCACCGTCGTGGTGAGCGCGGCGGCGAACAGCGCCGACGGGTGA
- a CDS encoding SRPBCC family protein, whose product MPITDVISNAQDLTLTVIADYPVSVTRLWDAYADPRQLERFWGPVQWPATFTRHDMAVGGYSNYYMTGPDGTQSRGWFRFLSVEPYRSFEVEDGFADEHGVPNTAMPTMRMIFAFESTDTGSRFRSTTFFTSVESMEQLVQMGMMEGMKSAMSQIDATLADLASFAIGRATDAQLLNDRQARVSRVIRGSVSQVWRAHNEPALMQRWLLGPDGWTMPVCEIAQQVGDRYRYEWASADGAQRFGFEGELLESAAPHRAVTTERMIGAPGPSTRNELTLTAVDGGTLLSLVITYPTKELRDMILATGMTTGMEASYARLEREVLAG is encoded by the coding sequence ATGCCCATCACCGACGTGATCTCCAACGCACAGGACCTGACGCTCACCGTCATCGCCGACTATCCCGTGTCTGTGACCCGGCTGTGGGACGCGTATGCCGACCCGCGCCAGCTCGAGCGCTTCTGGGGTCCGGTGCAGTGGCCGGCGACCTTCACGCGTCACGACATGGCCGTCGGAGGCTACTCGAACTACTACATGACCGGCCCCGACGGTACGCAGTCGCGCGGATGGTTCCGGTTCCTGTCGGTCGAGCCGTACCGCTCGTTTGAAGTGGAAGACGGCTTCGCCGACGAACACGGTGTGCCGAACACCGCGATGCCCACCATGCGTATGATCTTCGCGTTCGAGTCGACCGATACCGGTTCGCGCTTTCGGAGCACGACGTTCTTCACCTCCGTCGAGTCGATGGAGCAGCTGGTGCAGATGGGCATGATGGAGGGGATGAAGTCGGCGATGAGTCAGATCGACGCGACACTGGCCGATCTCGCCTCATTCGCGATCGGACGGGCGACCGACGCACAACTCCTCAACGATCGCCAAGCGCGCGTGAGCCGCGTGATTCGCGGCAGCGTGAGCCAGGTGTGGCGTGCACATAACGAGCCCGCGCTCATGCAGCGCTGGTTACTTGGCCCCGACGGCTGGACGATGCCCGTGTGCGAGATCGCGCAGCAGGTGGGCGACCGCTATCGCTACGAGTGGGCCTCGGCCGACGGCGCGCAGCGTTTCGGTTTTGAAGGTGAGCTGTTGGAAAGCGCTGCGCCGCACCGCGCCGTGACGACCGAGCGCATGATCGGCGCGCCCGGTCCGTCCACACGCAACGAACTCACGCTCACGGCCGTCGATGGCGGCACGCTGCTCAGCCTCGTGATCACGTACCCCACCAAGGAACTGCGCGACATGATCCTGGCCACGGGCATGACGACCGGCATGGAAGCGAGCTATGCGCGGTTGGAGCGAGAGGTGCTGGCGGGATAG
- a CDS encoding ArsR/SmtB family transcription factor, which translates to MVARSLSDPELDQIFRALADTTRRDIVARLLGGEPASVTTLAQRYDMSFAAVQKHVAVLEEAGLVSKESRGRERIVRSNPERIAQARALLLQLEQLWISRFSQLDDVLSTPNPTRE; encoded by the coding sequence ATGGTTGCACGTTCTCTTTCCGACCCTGAGCTCGACCAAATCTTCCGCGCGCTCGCCGACACGACCCGACGCGACATCGTGGCCCGTCTGCTTGGCGGCGAGCCGGCCTCCGTCACCACTCTCGCACAGCGCTACGACATGTCCTTTGCGGCCGTGCAAAAGCACGTGGCCGTGCTGGAGGAGGCTGGACTCGTGAGCAAAGAATCGCGGGGCCGGGAGCGGATCGTGCGCAGCAACCCTGAGCGCATTGCGCAGGCGCGCGCCCTGCTGCTCCAGCTCGAACAACTCTGGATCTCCCGCTTCAGTCAGCTCGACGACGTCCTCTCCACTCCCAACCCCACCCGGGAATAG
- a CDS encoding DinB family protein, giving the protein MQLTKMYLSVLEREVERTQRALLDVPEGHDEWKPHPKSMEFGRLVGMIASMPSWVALIITEDELDIAPDVPHHAPPPLCTRDELRSALEKAAESARVALSGTTDVFLETSWTLKAHGKAVSVMSRSDMITDTFAHLAHHRGQLTVYLRLLDATVPALYGPSADDPRYT; this is encoded by the coding sequence ATGCAATTGACGAAGATGTATCTGAGCGTGCTCGAGCGCGAAGTCGAGCGGACTCAGCGTGCGCTCCTCGACGTTCCCGAAGGGCACGACGAGTGGAAGCCGCATCCGAAGTCGATGGAATTCGGCCGACTGGTCGGCATGATCGCCTCGATGCCATCGTGGGTCGCACTCATCATCACCGAAGACGAGCTCGACATTGCACCAGACGTGCCTCACCATGCCCCACCGCCACTGTGCACGCGCGACGAGCTGCGCTCGGCGCTCGAGAAGGCCGCTGAATCGGCGCGTGTGGCGTTGTCGGGCACCACCGACGTATTTCTCGAGACATCGTGGACGCTCAAGGCCCATGGCAAGGCGGTCAGTGTCATGAGCCGCTCCGACATGATTACCGACACGTTCGCGCATCTGGCGCATCATCGCGGACAGCTCACTGTGTATCTGCGCTTGTTGGACGCCACGGTGCCGGCGCTGTACGGTCCGTCCGCCGACGACCCGCGCTACACGTAG
- a CDS encoding DNA alkylation repair protein, which translates to MTLEQALAQLEALGDDKIRAQNTKRGYGDKQYGVPLGAIRKLATKIKSNHALAMQLWDTGIFDAKLLAILLLKPATVSREDIDRLVRTGTNGQVADWLNSYVVKEHPDKVTLRERWMHDDDPWAARAGWSLTSGRAARSPEGIDLPSLLDRIEAEMGQADPAVLWAMNSCLASIGINHAEHRARAIAIGEALGVYRDYPVSKGCTSPFAPIWIGAMVRRQS; encoded by the coding sequence ATGACGCTCGAACAGGCACTCGCGCAGTTGGAAGCGCTCGGCGACGACAAGATCCGCGCGCAGAACACCAAGCGCGGATACGGCGACAAGCAGTACGGCGTGCCGCTGGGTGCCATCCGCAAGCTCGCTACCAAAATCAAGAGCAACCACGCGCTGGCGATGCAGCTCTGGGACACGGGGATCTTCGACGCCAAGCTGCTCGCCATATTGCTACTCAAGCCAGCGACGGTTTCGCGTGAGGACATCGACCGTCTCGTGCGCACGGGCACCAATGGGCAGGTGGCCGACTGGCTCAACTCCTACGTCGTCAAGGAGCATCCCGACAAGGTGACGTTGCGCGAGCGATGGATGCACGATGACGATCCGTGGGCGGCACGCGCGGGGTGGAGTTTGACGTCCGGACGCGCGGCGCGGAGCCCGGAGGGCATCGATCTGCCCTCGCTGCTCGATCGTATCGAGGCAGAGATGGGGCAGGCCGATCCGGCCGTCCTGTGGGCGATGAACTCCTGCCTCGCATCGATTGGTATCAACCATGCGGAACATCGTGCGCGCGCCATCGCCATCGGAGAAGCGCTCGGCGTCTATCGCGACTATCCCGTGTCGAAGGGATGCACGTCACCGTTCGCGCCGATCTGGATCGGCGCTATGGTGCGTCGCCAGAGCTGA
- a CDS encoding sensor histidine kinase: protein MTPLVLALQVAAHGTPPGLSAAARDVFHVADVITAFSYFAIATTLLVVVLRLRAQLPFRVVFVLFGAFIVLCGATHVMSTLTLGAQRDVIETATMVATAAVSLLTAVLLPRFVPRIEALVRDAQVAREREREKARADALAESNEALVAQAAALNDANAQLAESLRERQRLEGHLRQVQKMELMGRLASGVAHDFNNLLTVIQGNVDLVRDAVPASDPAAAYVEEIDQATKNATELTRRLLAFGRKAPARTERTTLDALLARERRLLQRALPSSMQLEVRSNHPDGFVQIDVNQVQQAILNLIVNARDATASAGRGASTVTIETGQVVVGPEAPPTSPPVAPGRYMTLSVQDEGTGISEEVRSHIFEPFFTTKEEGQGTGLGLAMIYEVMVQSGGGVQVESLMGRGSTFTLLLPRVA from the coding sequence ATGACTCCGCTTGTGTTGGCCTTGCAGGTCGCCGCTCACGGCACGCCCCCCGGTCTTTCGGCGGCCGCGCGCGACGTGTTCCACGTGGCCGACGTCATCACCGCGTTTTCGTATTTCGCGATCGCGACCACATTGCTCGTGGTCGTGCTGCGCCTTCGTGCGCAGTTACCGTTTCGGGTCGTGTTCGTGCTCTTTGGCGCCTTCATCGTGCTATGTGGGGCCACCCACGTGATGAGTACGCTGACGCTCGGCGCACAGCGTGACGTTATCGAAACCGCGACCATGGTGGCGACAGCGGCCGTCTCTCTGCTCACGGCCGTGCTGTTGCCTCGATTTGTCCCCCGTATTGAGGCGCTGGTGCGCGATGCGCAGGTCGCGCGGGAACGCGAGCGCGAGAAGGCGCGCGCCGACGCGCTGGCCGAATCCAACGAGGCACTGGTGGCTCAAGCCGCGGCGTTGAACGATGCGAACGCCCAACTCGCCGAGAGTCTCCGCGAGCGGCAGCGGCTCGAGGGCCACCTGCGGCAAGTGCAGAAGATGGAGCTGATGGGACGCCTCGCCAGTGGCGTCGCGCACGACTTCAACAACCTCTTGACGGTCATTCAGGGGAATGTGGATCTGGTTCGCGATGCGGTCCCAGCCTCCGATCCCGCCGCTGCGTACGTCGAGGAAATCGATCAGGCTACGAAGAACGCGACAGAGTTGACGCGCCGGCTTCTCGCGTTTGGTCGCAAGGCACCGGCTCGCACCGAGCGCACGACGCTCGACGCGCTGCTGGCTCGGGAGCGTCGACTCCTCCAGCGCGCGCTGCCCTCGAGCATGCAGCTCGAGGTCCGCAGCAACCACCCCGACGGATTCGTTCAAATCGACGTGAATCAGGTGCAACAGGCCATTCTCAACCTGATTGTCAATGCGCGCGACGCGACAGCGAGCGCCGGCCGAGGCGCGAGCACGGTGACGATCGAAACGGGGCAGGTGGTCGTCGGGCCGGAAGCGCCACCCACGTCGCCGCCGGTCGCGCCGGGGCGTTACATGACGCTCTCCGTCCAAGACGAGGGCACGGGAATCAGCGAAGAGGTTCGTTCACACATCTTCGAGCCCTTCTTTACAACGAAGGAGGAGGGACAGGGTACAGGCCTTGGACTCGCGATGATCTACGAGGTGATGGTGCAGTCCGGCGGCGGTGTGCAGGTTGAAAGTCTGATGGGTCGCGGCAGTACGTTCACGCTGCTCTTGCCGCGCGTGGCGTAA
- a CDS encoding YbjQ family protein, with the protein MSTSLPAQAVEVPHAMTTTAFDLPGYRIAASLGVVRGVVVRSRSVFGTLGATLQTVLGGNISLFTELAERTRAQAFDTMLHQAHLSGANAVIGVRYDANELMQGVTEVLCYGTAVRVEHA; encoded by the coding sequence ATGTCCACTAGTCTTCCCGCGCAGGCCGTCGAGGTTCCGCACGCCATGACGACGACGGCCTTCGATCTGCCCGGCTATCGCATCGCCGCCTCGCTCGGCGTGGTTCGCGGCGTCGTCGTTCGCTCGCGATCGGTGTTCGGTACGTTGGGCGCGACGTTGCAAACCGTGTTGGGCGGCAACATCTCGTTGTTCACCGAGCTCGCCGAGCGCACGCGTGCGCAGGCGTTCGATACGATGTTGCATCAGGCGCATCTCTCGGGCGCGAATGCCGTGATCGGCGTGCGGTATGACGCCAACGAGTTGATGCAAGGCGTCACCGAGGTGCTCTGCTACGGCACGGCCGTCCGGGTCGAACACGCGTAA
- a CDS encoding RNA-binding protein, with protein sequence MHEKSVKDLTDGASCSVVGGTHAGKSGIVRDINTSKTGHVTITVVQANGERFKTLAKNVVVAGHHGS encoded by the coding sequence ATGCACGAGAAATCGGTGAAGGACCTCACGGACGGTGCATCCTGTTCGGTCGTGGGTGGGACGCACGCCGGGAAATCGGGTATCGTCCGCGACATCAACACGAGCAAGACCGGACACGTGACGATTACGGTCGTTCAAGCCAACGGCGAACGCTTCAAGACGCTGGCCAAGAACGTCGTCGTCGCCGGCCACCATGGCAGTTAA
- a CDS encoding VOC family protein yields MKRVTGIGGIFFKAKDAPALQSWYKQHLGIDVQSWGGTAFTWTDDEGKPVTGTTIWSIGPADGDQFAPSASTFMINYRVDDLYALVSVLREEGCDVLEKIDDSEYGKFAWVIDPEGNKVELWQPPAGQ; encoded by the coding sequence GTGAAGCGAGTCACTGGCATTGGCGGCATCTTCTTCAAAGCGAAGGATGCACCGGCCTTGCAGTCGTGGTACAAACAACATCTGGGCATCGATGTACAGTCGTGGGGCGGTACCGCGTTTACGTGGACCGACGACGAGGGAAAGCCCGTGACCGGCACGACCATTTGGTCGATCGGCCCGGCGGACGGCGATCAGTTCGCGCCCAGTGCGTCCACGTTCATGATCAATTACCGCGTGGACGATCTCTATGCACTGGTGAGCGTCCTCCGCGAAGAGGGTTGCGATGTGCTCGAAAAGATCGACGACTCGGAATACGGAAAGTTCGCGTGGGTGATCGACCCGGAGGGAAACAAGGTCGAGTTGTGGCAGCCCCCGGCCGGGCAATGA
- a CDS encoding GNAT family N-acetyltransferase, whose protein sequence is MDQPTLYTARLILRPFTRADATAVQRLAGDEAVAEMTLNVPHPYGDGMAETWIASHRGAWDAGTAVTFAITTMDHELRGTISLQLTAPHRRGEMGYWIGRPYWGQGIATEAVHGVLDFAFGPLALNRVQASHLPRNPASGRVMQKAGMQREGLHREQYLKGGRFEDVVQYAVLRRDWESTSAGHTSTDHPHHVH, encoded by the coding sequence ATGGACCAACCCACCCTCTACACCGCTCGGCTCATTCTCCGCCCGTTCACGCGCGCGGACGCGACCGCTGTGCAGCGCCTCGCCGGCGACGAAGCGGTGGCCGAGATGACGCTCAACGTGCCGCACCCGTACGGCGATGGCATGGCGGAGACATGGATTGCCTCGCATCGTGGGGCGTGGGACGCCGGAACCGCCGTCACCTTCGCCATCACGACGATGGACCACGAACTCCGCGGTACCATAAGCCTGCAACTCACGGCGCCGCATCGTCGTGGCGAGATGGGGTATTGGATCGGCCGGCCGTACTGGGGGCAGGGCATCGCCACCGAAGCGGTGCACGGCGTACTAGACTTCGCATTCGGGCCGCTTGCACTGAATCGCGTGCAGGCGTCGCATCTGCCACGCAATCCGGCCTCCGGCCGCGTCATGCAGAAGGCCGGCATGCAACGCGAAGGACTGCATCGCGAGCAATACCTGAAAGGCGGACGCTTCGAAGACGTCGTGCAGTACGCCGTATTGCGTCGCGATTGGGAATCGACGTCAGCAGGGCACACCTCTACCGACCATCCACACCATGTCCACTAG
- a CDS encoding DUF4260 domain-containing protein: protein MLALDAGAVSGGVRTTLRLEAVVALIIAVALYRDTSGTWGRFALLFLSPDLAMLGYLAGARVGAAAYNVAHSYVGALALGAVGYTVLPSVLPLALIWAAHIAFDRMIGYGLKYADRFGHTHLGSVGSSPGPR from the coding sequence ATGCTCGCGCTTGACGCGGGCGCCGTCTCCGGCGGCGTTCGCACGACTCTACGACTGGAGGCCGTGGTCGCGCTGATCATTGCCGTCGCGCTCTACCGCGATACCAGCGGCACTTGGGGCCGCTTTGCGCTGCTCTTCCTGAGCCCCGACCTGGCGATGCTGGGTTACCTGGCGGGAGCGCGTGTGGGCGCGGCGGCCTACAACGTTGCACACTCGTACGTGGGTGCCCTCGCCCTCGGCGCTGTTGGCTACACGGTGCTTCCGTCGGTGCTGCCGCTGGCGCTCATCTGGGCGGCACACATCGCCTTCGACCGCATGATAGGCTACGGCTTGAAGTACGCCGATCGATTCGGGCATACGCATCTGGGCAGCGTGGGTTCGTCACCGGGCCCGCGCTGA
- a CDS encoding creatininase family protein, with product MRFRVAMLLASAMLTAIGSARLLSAQVRQIGDLTTREILALDRTKTVVMLQGGMLEEHGPYLPAYTDGILSARLTQDVAAGIARQRAGWTVLVFPPIAAGASGSNEIGREYVFPGTYALRPSTLRAAFVDLASELGEQGFRWVLVVHVHGSPLHIGALDDAGDFFHETYGGTMVNLWGLLPVLGGWGGAMTNMTAAEKAADGLSLHAGMDEHSLMLYLRPDLVAADYRQAPSVSGANYAEAFAVAAQPGWPGYLGAPHLATAAFGERIWRAFSGAALTTSLEILDGKNPATYPRYLTYLKTLPLYRAWIDSTNARDSLAGDRLATWLARRGR from the coding sequence ATGCGCTTTCGTGTCGCAATGCTGCTTGCCAGCGCCATGCTCACGGCGATCGGTAGCGCGAGGCTGCTGTCGGCGCAGGTCCGACAAATAGGCGATCTGACCACGCGTGAGATTCTCGCCCTCGATCGCACGAAGACGGTGGTGATGCTGCAGGGCGGCATGCTGGAGGAGCACGGCCCGTATCTTCCCGCCTACACGGACGGTATTCTCAGCGCGCGCCTGACGCAGGACGTGGCCGCGGGGATCGCACGACAGCGCGCGGGCTGGACGGTGCTGGTGTTTCCGCCGATCGCTGCCGGTGCCAGCGGATCAAACGAGATCGGACGCGAGTACGTGTTCCCCGGCACGTATGCGTTGCGTCCGTCGACGCTCCGCGCGGCGTTTGTAGACCTCGCCAGTGAGCTCGGTGAGCAAGGTTTTCGCTGGGTGCTGGTCGTCCATGTACACGGATCGCCGCTGCATATCGGCGCGCTCGATGACGCCGGCGATTTCTTTCATGAGACCTACGGCGGCACGATGGTCAACCTGTGGGGTCTCCTGCCGGTACTCGGGGGCTGGGGAGGCGCGATGACCAACATGACCGCGGCGGAAAAGGCGGCCGACGGCTTGTCGCTGCACGCGGGCATGGACGAGCACAGTCTGATGTTGTACCTGCGTCCCGACCTGGTCGCCGCAGACTATCGCCAAGCGCCCTCCGTGTCGGGGGCGAACTACGCTGAAGCGTTCGCCGTCGCCGCCCAACCGGGCTGGCCTGGATACCTTGGCGCGCCGCACTTGGCGACTGCGGCATTCGGTGAGCGCATCTGGCGCGCGTTTTCGGGCGCAGCGCTCACGACGTCGCTGGAGATTCTGGACGGGAAAAATCCCGCGACCTACCCGCGATACCTCACCTATCTGAAGACGCTCCCACTGTATCGTGCCTGGATCGATTCGACGAACGCGCGCGACTCGCTCGCCGGTGATCGCTTGGCCACATGGCTGGCGCGCCGCGGGAGGTAG